Proteins co-encoded in one Coriobacterium glomerans PW2 genomic window:
- a CDS encoding zinc-binding dehydrogenase: protein MLAKAVRIHGAGDLRLDEFELPEIRADEILVKVVSDSICMSTYKCAKLGVEHKRVHKNIASHPAIMGHELAGDIVRVGSEHAARFRPGMKFTIQPALNYRNTMWSPGYSYEFCGGDATYCIIPAEVMECGCMLEYTGRAYFEASLAEPMSCNIGAFHAAYHTHMGVYAHDMGIREGGSLAILAGAGPMGLGALTYALHSDRRPSMIVVADIDRERLDRAASLFPPDEIARAEGIELHIVNTEDMADPARALRGLTGDRGYDDVLCYAPVAAVATLSSEILGRDGCLNFFAGPTDRCFSAPVNLYDVHYNSTHVMGTTGGNTDDMIESLALTAAGRIDPAVMVTHIGGLDAAADATLRLPEIPGGKKLIYTHIEMPLTALDELREHAAHDERFSALADIVEGNRGLWCAKAEDYLLANWA, encoded by the coding sequence ATGTTGGCAAAAGCGGTACGCATCCATGGCGCGGGAGATCTCAGACTCGACGAGTTCGAGCTTCCCGAGATCCGCGCAGACGAAATTCTGGTCAAGGTTGTCTCGGACAGCATCTGCATGTCGACATATAAATGTGCGAAACTCGGCGTCGAGCACAAGCGCGTGCATAAAAACATCGCCTCACATCCCGCCATCATGGGGCATGAGCTCGCCGGCGATATCGTGCGGGTCGGCTCCGAGCACGCCGCGCGCTTTCGCCCGGGGATGAAGTTCACGATCCAACCCGCGCTCAACTATCGGAACACGATGTGGTCTCCGGGCTACTCCTACGAGTTCTGCGGCGGCGATGCCACCTACTGCATCATCCCGGCCGAGGTCATGGAATGCGGTTGCATGCTCGAGTACACCGGTCGCGCGTACTTCGAGGCGTCCCTGGCAGAGCCCATGAGCTGCAATATCGGGGCATTTCACGCCGCCTATCATACGCACATGGGGGTCTACGCCCACGATATGGGCATCCGCGAGGGGGGAAGTCTGGCGATCCTCGCAGGTGCGGGCCCCATGGGGCTCGGCGCGCTCACCTACGCGCTGCACAGCGACAGGCGGCCCTCTATGATCGTGGTGGCCGATATCGATCGGGAGCGACTGGACCGGGCGGCGTCGCTGTTCCCGCCCGATGAGATCGCGCGCGCGGAGGGAATCGAGCTGCATATCGTGAACACCGAAGATATGGCGGATCCAGCGCGCGCGCTGCGTGGTCTGACAGGTGACAGAGGCTACGATGACGTCTTATGCTACGCGCCGGTGGCTGCTGTCGCCACGCTGTCCTCCGAGATCCTGGGTCGCGACGGGTGCCTCAACTTTTTCGCCGGCCCGACCGACCGATGCTTCTCCGCACCCGTGAACCTCTACGACGTGCATTACAACTCGACGCATGTCATGGGCACCACCGGCGGCAACACCGATGACATGATCGAATCGCTCGCGTTGACCGCTGCCGGCAGGATCGATCCGGCTGTGATGGTCACCCACATCGGTGGCCTCGACGCTGCCGCCGATGCCACGCTGCGGCTTCCGGAGATCCCAGGCGGAAAGAAGCTCATCTACACCCACATCGAGATGCCGCTCACAGCCCTCGATGAACTTCGAGAGCATGCCGCACACGATGAGCGCTTCTCTGCACTTGCCGATATCGTTGAGGGCAACCGGGGCCTTTGGTGCGCAAAAGCCGAGGACTATCTGCTCGCGAACTGGGCATGA
- the serS gene encoding serine--tRNA ligase: protein MLDMKFVREMPDEIDAAMAARQTSWDRARFFELDGRRRALICRVEELQATRNAESKKIGALMRQGQREQAEAAKDAVRAIGDEAAVLNDELGAIDDELERFMARLPNIPAATTPVGSDESDNVECRRWSTPPAFAFDPRPHWELGVDLGILDFDRGSKLSGARFTVLAGAGAALDRALQSFFLNTHIAHGFTEFIPPVIVNREIMYGTGQLPKFEEDAYHVGDDQFLIPTAEVALTNLHAGEVLDGASLPLRYTAGTPCFREEAGSAGRDTRGIIRQHEFTKVEMVKFARPEESDDELESMTAEAELLLQQLELPYRVISLCTGDLGFSARQTYDIEVWLPSYNAYKEISSCSNCGDFQARRASIRYRDPERFKGTRFVHTLNGSGLPTGRTMAAIMENYQNEDGSITVPEVLRPYMGGLERIEQPAAGGAGA, encoded by the coding sequence ATGCTCGATATGAAGTTTGTCCGGGAGATGCCCGATGAGATCGATGCCGCCATGGCGGCCCGACAGACCTCATGGGACCGGGCGCGGTTCTTCGAGCTTGACGGACGTCGGCGAGCGCTCATCTGCCGGGTCGAGGAGCTTCAGGCGACGCGCAACGCCGAGTCGAAGAAGATCGGCGCCCTCATGCGACAGGGTCAGCGCGAGCAGGCCGAAGCCGCCAAGGATGCCGTTCGCGCGATCGGAGACGAGGCCGCCGTCCTCAATGATGAGCTCGGAGCGATCGATGACGAGCTCGAGCGCTTCATGGCTCGGTTGCCCAACATTCCAGCTGCGACAACGCCGGTGGGATCCGACGAGTCGGACAACGTCGAATGCAGGCGCTGGAGCACGCCGCCCGCATTCGCATTCGATCCGAGGCCGCATTGGGAGCTCGGTGTCGATCTCGGTATCTTGGATTTCGATCGCGGCTCGAAGCTTTCCGGCGCGCGTTTCACGGTGCTCGCCGGTGCCGGCGCCGCCCTCGATCGGGCGCTGCAGAGTTTCTTCTTGAATACCCATATCGCCCACGGCTTCACCGAGTTCATCCCGCCGGTCATCGTCAACCGAGAGATCATGTACGGCACCGGTCAGCTGCCCAAGTTCGAGGAGGACGCCTACCATGTGGGCGACGACCAGTTCCTGATCCCGACCGCCGAGGTCGCGCTCACCAACCTGCATGCCGGCGAGGTGCTTGACGGCGCCAGCCTGCCGCTGCGCTACACCGCCGGCACGCCCTGCTTTCGCGAGGAGGCGGGCAGCGCGGGCCGCGACACGCGCGGCATCATCCGACAGCACGAGTTCACCAAGGTCGAGATGGTGAAGTTCGCGCGGCCCGAGGAGTCAGACGACGAGCTGGAGTCCATGACCGCCGAGGCCGAGCTGCTCCTGCAGCAGCTTGAGCTGCCGTATCGCGTGATCAGCCTGTGCACGGGAGATCTGGGCTTCTCGGCGCGGCAGACCTATGACATCGAAGTGTGGCTGCCGAGCTACAACGCGTACAAGGAGATCAGCTCCTGCTCGAACTGCGGTGACTTCCAGGCGCGACGCGCCTCGATCCGCTATCGCGATCCCGAGCGCTTCAAGGGCACGCGCTTCGTGCACACGCTCAACGGCTCCGGGCTGCCCACCGGGCGCACCATGGCCGCGATCATGGAGAACTATCAGAACGAGGACGGATCGATCACCGTGCCCGAGGTCCTGCGCCCCTACATGGGCGGACTCGAGCGCATCGAGCAGCCGGCTGCCGGGGGTGCCGGCGCCTGA
- the pfkB gene encoding 1-phosphofructokinase, which produces MIYTVTLNPALDKTVLIESFTIDAVNRVVGCRIDPGGKGINVSKAIAKLGGASLAFALLGGATGETIRCALDELAIPCRSFDAGGETRTNLKVADPRLHTHTDINEAGPHVSEVVLNDMLDSLVADLRAEDIVVLSGSLPEGVAPDTYALWTRACAAHGARVFLDAAGDALRYGLHAKPYLVKPNGAELEQLVGRTLCSTAEIVDAGRSLIVDGVRCVAVSLGSEGAVFLTSDTALLASAPEVRVSSTVGAGDSVVAALCHALDCDLPWREAIALSMATGAANVMSEGTQAAERALIDSLVPEVRIEQL; this is translated from the coding sequence ATGATTTACACGGTGACGCTGAATCCGGCGCTGGACAAGACCGTTCTCATCGAGTCCTTCACGATCGATGCTGTGAATCGGGTGGTCGGGTGCCGGATCGATCCGGGTGGCAAGGGCATCAACGTATCGAAGGCGATCGCGAAGCTCGGCGGCGCAAGCTTGGCGTTCGCGCTGCTGGGGGGCGCGACAGGCGAAACCATCCGGTGTGCCTTGGATGAGCTGGCGATCCCATGCCGCAGTTTCGATGCCGGCGGTGAGACCAGAACGAACCTCAAGGTCGCCGATCCCCGGTTGCATACGCACACCGACATCAACGAGGCTGGACCGCACGTGAGCGAGGTCGTGCTCAACGACATGCTCGACAGCCTCGTCGCCGATCTGCGCGCGGAGGATATCGTCGTGCTCTCCGGGAGCCTGCCTGAAGGGGTTGCTCCAGACACCTATGCCCTATGGACCCGAGCCTGCGCCGCCCACGGAGCGCGCGTGTTTCTCGATGCCGCGGGAGACGCCCTCAGATATGGTTTGCACGCGAAGCCGTATCTCGTGAAGCCCAACGGTGCAGAGCTCGAGCAGCTTGTGGGCCGAACGCTCTGCTCGACTGCCGAGATCGTCGATGCCGGGCGCTCGCTCATCGTCGACGGGGTGCGCTGCGTCGCGGTCTCGCTGGGAAGCGAGGGCGCCGTGTTCCTCACGAGTGATACCGCGTTGCTCGCCAGCGCCCCCGAGGTTCGCGTCAGCTCGACCGTCGGTGCGGGTGACTCGGTCGTGGCGGCGCTGTGCCACGCCTTGGACTGCGATCTGCCATGGCGCGAGGCGATCGCGCTCAGCATGGCGACGGGGGCAGCCAATGTGATGAGCGAGGGCACCCAAGCGGCGGAGCGCGCGCTCATCGACAGCCTTGTCCCCGAAGTCCGCATCGAGCAGCTCTGA
- a CDS encoding glycosyltransferase family 2 protein: MSDERARIGGGDADTLYIVMPAYNEQANIIKVLDQWYPVVERIGGESRLVVIDDGSRDETFRITQRFAETHPRLIAKTKPNSGHGATLVDAYRFALEHKATWVFQTDSDGQTDPAEFWQLWEARQLCDMAIGWRRGREDGLARVIVTKTLRAVVRMRFGVSLQDANTPFRLMSAQTLRENLKLVPAGFNLANVLLAVIYAKRGQRIRYFPITFKPRRGGVNSINMRSIIQIGYRALSDFASLNRELNERIERR, from the coding sequence ATGAGTGACGAGAGAGCGAGAATCGGCGGCGGTGATGCGGACACGCTCTACATCGTCATGCCCGCTTACAACGAGCAGGCCAACATCATCAAGGTTCTCGATCAGTGGTACCCGGTCGTCGAACGCATCGGCGGTGAGAGCAGGCTCGTCGTCATCGATGACGGCAGCCGTGATGAGACCTTTCGCATCACCCAGCGCTTCGCTGAGACGCATCCGCGACTCATCGCGAAAACAAAACCCAATTCCGGCCACGGAGCGACTCTGGTCGATGCCTATCGCTTCGCACTCGAGCACAAGGCGACATGGGTGTTCCAGACCGACTCGGACGGTCAGACCGATCCCGCTGAGTTCTGGCAGCTCTGGGAGGCACGGCAGCTTTGCGACATGGCTATAGGCTGGCGCCGGGGACGCGAGGACGGACTGGCGCGCGTGATTGTCACCAAGACGCTCAGAGCCGTCGTGCGCATGCGGTTCGGGGTGTCCCTGCAAGACGCGAACACGCCGTTTCGCCTCATGAGCGCTCAAACGCTGAGGGAGAACCTGAAGCTCGTGCCCGCGGGCTTCAATCTCGCAAACGTGCTGCTCGCCGTGATCTACGCCAAGCGAGGCCAACGTATTCGATATTTCCCCATCACGTTCAAGCCGAGACGAGGCGGCGTGAACTCCATCAACATGCGAAGCATCATTCAGATCGGATACCGAGCTCTGAGCGATTTCGCCTCACTCAACCGCGAGCTGAACGAGCGCATCGAACGAAGGTAA
- a CDS encoding PTS mannitol transporter subunit IICBA, with the protein MSLKDKVSRFGKFLSGMVMPNIGAFIAWGFLTALFNASGWLPNPRFAEMVSPMLNYLIPILIAAQGAYMIGGDRGRIIGPIAVVGCVIGAPDYPMLMGAMIMGPFAGLVIKKFDRLIEGRTPPGFEMLVDNFSVGILGMLLAMLGYVAIGPIMAALLQVLSAGVSVLVRYGLMPLLAIFIEPAKVLFLNNAINHGIFTPIGGAQVEATGHSIMYMLEANPGPGLGILLAYCFFSRDAKTRQSAPGAVIIHFLGGIHEIYFPYILMNPKIIIAPIAGNICAISWFAFTGSGLVAPASPGSIIAFLSMAPPDHMVVIIIGVAIATAVSFLVAAPIVRSAAADDLEGAEDRMRALKGESDPAAEPEAACGMIVFACDAGMGSSAMGATRFRNRIKENRPDLVIRHASVDCIPAEATTVVCQRTLSSRARRSAPGARIVEIDSFLDDPALDRLAASLGSEADGTRLASDGDTTPAVVSDSCAESHDLSIDRCSIQLGLESVSRAEALRAAGKLLVDQGFARESYADAIAERDRLASVYLGMGVAIPHGTRAASDAVIKTGVVLQQYPEGIDFDGEKAYLLFGIAGRGSEHLKVLANICGILENEKVLAKLKTTDDIDWILKVLS; encoded by the coding sequence ATGTCTCTCAAAGACAAGGTATCGCGATTCGGAAAATTCCTGAGCGGCATGGTGATGCCCAATATCGGTGCCTTCATCGCCTGGGGCTTTCTCACCGCTCTGTTCAACGCATCGGGGTGGCTGCCCAACCCGAGGTTCGCCGAGATGGTCTCGCCCATGTTGAACTACCTCATTCCGATCCTCATCGCCGCCCAGGGCGCATATATGATCGGTGGGGACCGCGGGCGGATCATCGGTCCCATCGCCGTCGTCGGCTGCGTGATAGGCGCGCCCGATTACCCGATGCTCATGGGAGCCATGATCATGGGTCCGTTCGCCGGCCTGGTCATCAAGAAGTTCGATCGACTCATCGAGGGCAGGACACCGCCCGGTTTCGAGATGCTCGTGGACAACTTCTCCGTCGGAATCTTGGGCATGCTGCTCGCGATGCTCGGCTATGTGGCGATCGGCCCGATCATGGCGGCCCTGCTCCAAGTGCTCAGCGCCGGCGTCAGCGTCCTCGTGCGATACGGCCTCATGCCTCTGCTCGCGATCTTCATCGAGCCCGCCAAGGTGCTGTTCTTGAACAACGCGATCAACCACGGCATATTCACGCCGATCGGCGGGGCTCAGGTCGAGGCGACCGGCCACTCGATCATGTATATGCTCGAGGCGAACCCGGGACCGGGCCTCGGCATCCTGCTCGCCTATTGCTTCTTCTCCCGGGACGCCAAGACGCGTCAGTCCGCGCCCGGTGCTGTGATCATCCATTTTCTCGGCGGCATCCATGAGATCTACTTTCCCTATATCCTCATGAACCCGAAGATCATCATCGCGCCGATCGCGGGCAACATCTGCGCGATCAGCTGGTTCGCATTCACCGGCTCAGGCCTGGTTGCTCCGGCCTCGCCCGGGTCCATCATCGCGTTTCTTTCCATGGCACCGCCCGATCATATGGTCGTGATCATCATAGGCGTCGCTATCGCCACAGCGGTGTCGTTTCTCGTCGCCGCACCGATCGTGCGCTCCGCTGCCGCCGATGACCTTGAGGGCGCTGAAGATCGAATGCGCGCGTTGAAAGGCGAATCCGATCCCGCCGCCGAGCCCGAGGCGGCCTGCGGCATGATCGTGTTCGCATGCGACGCCGGAATGGGATCGAGCGCCATGGGTGCGACGCGCTTTCGGAATCGCATCAAGGAGAACAGGCCTGACCTCGTGATCAGACATGCGAGCGTTGATTGCATCCCCGCTGAGGCGACAACCGTGGTATGCCAGCGGACCCTGTCCAGTCGCGCCCGCCGCAGCGCCCCGGGTGCCAGAATCGTCGAGATCGACAGCTTCTTGGATGATCCGGCGCTCGATCGGCTCGCCGCCTCGCTGGGGAGCGAGGCGGACGGCACCCGCCTTGCGAGCGATGGCGACACGACTCCAGCGGTGGTGTCTGACAGCTGCGCCGAATCTCACGATCTATCTATCGATCGCTGCAGCATCCAGCTCGGGCTCGAAAGCGTCTCTCGCGCCGAAGCGCTTCGAGCAGCCGGGAAGCTGCTGGTCGATCAGGGTTTCGCACGTGAGTCGTATGCGGACGCCATCGCCGAGCGCGATCGACTGGCGAGCGTGTATCTGGGAATGGGCGTCGCCATCCCACATGGGACGCGTGCGGCGAGCGATGCCGTCATCAAAACCGGCGTGGTGCTCCAACAGTATCCCGAGGGCATCGACTTCGATGGGGAGAAGGCATATCTGCTCTTCGGTATCGCGGGTCGCGGCAGCGAGCACCTGAAAGTGCTCGCGAACATCTGCGGGATCTTGGAGAACGAGAAGGTGCTCGCGAAGCTCAAGACCACCGATGACATTGACTGGATCCTCAAGGTGCTCTCCTAG
- the proC gene encoding pyrroline-5-carboxylate reductase — translation MGFIGFGNMGRAMAEGLIRTEAISAGRLYACASDYQRLAERAESVGIRPRKDVASLVNSVDMIVVAVKPHVVEQVLVPVAKQLVGKPIISIAAGWSCADLERILPGTNHLSSMPNMPVAVNEGVIICEGEHTLTERQDKLARSVLSLLGSVEDVDSSLLAAAGTVSGCSPAFVAMMIEALGDAAVKHGVPREMAYRITSQTFAGTARLQLESGRHPAIMKDAVCSPGGSTIKGVSALEAAGIRSALIRAIDAIEA, via the coding sequence GTGGGATTCATAGGTTTCGGCAACATGGGGCGCGCGATGGCGGAGGGCCTCATCCGCACGGAGGCCATTTCGGCGGGACGCCTGTATGCATGTGCCAGCGACTATCAGAGACTCGCCGAGCGCGCCGAGTCGGTGGGCATACGGCCAAGAAAGGACGTCGCGAGTCTGGTGAACTCGGTCGACATGATCGTGGTCGCCGTGAAGCCGCATGTGGTCGAGCAGGTGCTCGTGCCGGTTGCCAAGCAGCTCGTCGGCAAGCCGATCATCTCGATCGCGGCCGGGTGGTCCTGCGCTGATCTGGAGCGGATCCTTCCGGGAACGAATCATCTGTCATCGATGCCCAACATGCCCGTCGCCGTAAACGAGGGCGTCATCATCTGCGAGGGCGAACACACCCTCACCGAACGACAGGACAAGCTCGCTCGCTCGGTTCTCAGCCTGCTCGGTTCCGTCGAGGACGTCGACAGCTCGCTGCTCGCCGCCGCGGGCACGGTGAGCGGATGCTCTCCGGCATTTGTCGCGATGATGATCGAGGCGCTCGGCGATGCCGCCGTCAAGCACGGGGTTCCGCGCGAGATGGCCTACCGCATCACGAGCCAGACGTTCGCAGGCACAGCGAGGTTGCAGCTCGAGTCCGGCAGGCATCCCGCGATCATGAAGGACGCGGTCTGCTCGCCCGGTGGCAGCACCATCAAGGGCGTCTCGGCGCTTGAAGCAGCCGGCATCCGATCTGCGCTGATCCGCGCGATCGATGCGATCGAAGCCTAG
- a CDS encoding tryptophan-rich sensory protein, producing the protein MRTQSTWHGTVVALIALIAMIAATAFIEFTHLGNTTVAGVSDEVFTWFAPAGYVFMIWIVIYVALAIWCVNLSRTSTGDERFAGMPLGRDVVLFVVSCVLNIAWLVLWHLHNMVGSVIVIVVLLAVVAALYIAAKRPEAGLAEWMPLSIYAAWLLVAFVANAARAITGASSSASRIVPVISTILLLLALLAISYAVRARKDDVVFPLPIIWAGIGIGVRLMGVSTLTGVLVIALTALGGAAIYIPWNRVSISGRSGR; encoded by the coding sequence ATGCGCACGCAATCCACGTGGCACGGCACCGTCGTCGCGCTCATAGCGTTGATCGCGATGATCGCCGCGACAGCGTTCATCGAATTCACTCATCTCGGGAACACAACGGTGGCAGGCGTCTCAGACGAGGTGTTCACCTGGTTTGCCCCTGCTGGCTATGTATTCATGATATGGATCGTCATCTATGTCGCGCTCGCGATCTGGTGCGTGAACCTCTCTCGGACCTCTACAGGCGATGAGCGTTTCGCGGGGATGCCCCTTGGACGCGATGTGGTGCTGTTCGTCGTCTCGTGCGTGCTCAACATCGCATGGCTGGTGCTATGGCATCTGCACAACATGGTTGGCAGCGTAATCGTCATCGTGGTGCTGCTCGCTGTGGTGGCGGCGCTCTATATCGCGGCGAAGCGTCCCGAAGCAGGGTTGGCCGAGTGGATGCCGCTGTCCATCTATGCAGCCTGGTTGCTCGTAGCCTTCGTGGCGAACGCCGCGCGAGCAATCACCGGCGCGTCTTCGAGCGCATCGCGCATCGTGCCGGTGATCTCGACGATCCTGCTGCTGCTCGCGTTGCTCGCGATCAGCTATGCCGTCCGCGCTCGGAAGGATGACGTGGTGTTCCCGTTGCCGATCATCTGGGCGGGAATCGGCATCGGGGTGCGGCTGATGGGCGTCTCCACGCTGACCGGCGTGCTCGTCATAGCTTTGACCGCGCTCGGGGGCGCGGCGATCTACATACCATGGAATCGGGTGTCGATCTCCGGGCGCTCCGGACGCTGA
- a CDS encoding DeoR/GlpR family DNA-binding transcription regulator, whose product MAMTSVDERREKIVHLVNTAGSVSFGQIKTAFPEVSDMTLRTDLKALDECRRIVRIHGGARSVEFVIGTDDMLDSRSLRNVAAKETIAEKAAALVRSDSTIFLDSGSTTTMVARDLDDQRMLVFTASLTCAMELARLSLARSIIVGGALNRFSFSLNGGRTLEDVRGLNFDQFFLGITSYQDDFGFSCGSDEETAVKRACIERAEQTVALMDSSKIGRRSTFQICDLDDVDIIVSDGCLPESFLHDCARAGVRVV is encoded by the coding sequence ATGGCCATGACCTCGGTCGATGAAAGACGCGAGAAGATCGTGCATCTGGTGAACACAGCGGGCAGCGTGTCGTTCGGACAGATCAAGACCGCCTTTCCCGAGGTGTCGGACATGACGCTCAGGACGGATCTCAAGGCCCTCGACGAATGCCGGCGCATCGTGCGCATCCACGGCGGCGCTCGCTCGGTCGAGTTCGTCATCGGCACCGACGATATGCTCGACAGTCGCTCGCTGCGAAACGTCGCTGCAAAAGAGACCATCGCCGAGAAGGCTGCGGCGCTCGTGCGATCGGACAGCACGATCTTTCTCGATTCGGGAAGCACGACCACGATGGTCGCGCGCGACCTTGACGATCAGCGGATGCTCGTGTTCACCGCGAGTCTGACCTGTGCCATGGAGTTGGCGAGGCTGTCGCTGGCGCGCTCGATCATCGTCGGCGGCGCGCTCAACCGCTTCAGCTTCTCACTCAACGGAGGGCGAACCCTGGAGGACGTGCGCGGACTCAACTTCGACCAGTTCTTCTTGGGGATCACGAGCTATCAGGATGATTTTGGCTTCTCGTGCGGATCAGATGAGGAGACGGCTGTCAAGCGCGCCTGCATCGAGCGGGCGGAGCAGACCGTGGCGCTCATGGATTCGAGCAAGATCGGACGGCGCAGCACGTTTCAGATCTGCGATCTCGACGACGTTGACATCATCGTGTCCGACGGGTGCCTGCCTGAGAGCTTCTTGCACGATTGCGCACGTGCCGGTGTCCGCGTGGTGTAG
- a CDS encoding DUF6724 family protein → MSSLFDYLFNTHAGFAVLFFGGIVFFLVLAYILEKRTGKIYVDRGERKADEDDGWHLFG, encoded by the coding sequence ATGTCGTCGCTTTTTGATTATCTGTTCAATACCCACGCGGGCTTTGCCGTGCTCTTCTTCGGTGGCATCGTGTTCTTCTTGGTGCTCGCCTACATCCTTGAGAAGCGCACCGGCAAGATCTACGTGGACCGAGGTGAGCGGAAGGCTGACGAGGACGATGGCTGGCATCTATTCGGTTAG
- a CDS encoding bifunctional nuclease family protein, giving the protein MVRVDIEAIVMASDSIPSVIVLRERQTTGDGDMPPRALSIETGSFEATAISRGIEHAAGGRPLTHDLFVETMSRLGVKLERIEINAMDAPVFYSRLVLVNVDQIGETNEFTVDSRPSDALSLAVRVNAPVYVEDEVMNRAGTLSPAEGSPMDQDELEEFDQAVQALSPDDF; this is encoded by the coding sequence TTGGTTCGCGTAGATATCGAGGCCATTGTCATGGCTTCCGATTCCATACCATCTGTCATCGTCTTGCGCGAGCGGCAGACGACAGGCGATGGGGACATGCCGCCGCGTGCCCTGTCGATCGAGACGGGCTCCTTTGAGGCGACAGCGATCAGCCGCGGGATCGAGCACGCCGCAGGAGGGCGTCCGCTCACGCATGATCTGTTTGTCGAGACGATGAGCAGGCTCGGCGTCAAGCTCGAGCGCATCGAGATCAACGCCATGGATGCACCCGTCTTCTATTCAAGGCTCGTGCTCGTGAACGTGGATCAGATAGGCGAGACGAATGAGTTCACGGTCGATTCCCGCCCGAGTGACGCCTTGTCGCTCGCGGTGCGCGTGAACGCTCCCGTCTATGTGGAAGACGAGGTCATGAATCGCGCTGGTACCCTTTCTCCTGCGGAGGGATCTCCGATGGACCAAGATGAGCTTGAGGAATTCGATCAAGCGGTTCAGGCGCTTTCACCGGATGATTTCTGA
- a CDS encoding MFS transporter produces the protein MMTPRDTRDDGNLTATDSWTKVRIALLVALAFVLGSSEFVVIGIEPQIATAFSVTLDRAGELVSVFALAYAICTPVLALTTGRFRRFPLLVSYTVIFCAANLVAWFAPTFTILMIARIALGAVSGALLAQSVTYIPELVSVKRVSPTVAIVYAAFAVAMIAATAGGKLIGDALGWHMTMAAAFWMAVIVCAAVVCALPRAGATDEPATVSDQLCLLRDPRALSCVAIFVFGIGSVYVLYAYVTPYLEDVLGMSSLATSTALMGYGLVCIASNLLSGWIDARFGMRALVPSFLIQAALLFALYAVGGLTAPALAIIMAIGLSMYAVSVPCVSMFMSIARTDYPRALTLSASLEPTSFNIGIAFGTAVGGAVVAGPGMRFIGIVGSGFSLIACALVIWTIRLAHRHRTQVSVQR, from the coding sequence ATGATGACACCACGCGACACTCGTGATGATGGGAATCTGACCGCGACCGACTCTTGGACGAAGGTGCGCATCGCGCTGCTCGTGGCGCTCGCATTCGTGCTCGGATCCTCGGAGTTCGTCGTGATCGGCATCGAACCTCAGATCGCAACCGCGTTCTCCGTCACCCTCGATCGCGCCGGCGAACTCGTGAGCGTCTTCGCGCTCGCCTATGCGATCTGCACGCCGGTGCTGGCGCTCACGACCGGGAGGTTTCGCCGCTTCCCCCTGCTTGTCTCATATACCGTGATCTTCTGCGCGGCGAATCTGGTCGCTTGGTTCGCACCGACCTTCACGATCCTGATGATCGCGCGCATCGCGCTCGGTGCGGTCTCCGGGGCCCTGCTCGCACAGAGCGTGACGTATATCCCCGAGCTTGTGAGCGTCAAGCGCGTATCGCCGACGGTCGCTATCGTCTACGCCGCGTTCGCTGTGGCGATGATCGCGGCGACGGCGGGGGGCAAGCTGATCGGGGATGCCCTTGGATGGCATATGACGATGGCGGCTGCCTTCTGGATGGCGGTGATCGTGTGCGCTGCGGTCGTGTGCGCTCTTCCCCGTGCAGGGGCGACGGATGAGCCTGCCACGGTGAGCGACCAACTCTGTCTGCTGCGCGACCCGCGTGCGCTGTCGTGTGTGGCCATCTTCGTCTTCGGCATCGGATCGGTCTACGTTCTCTATGCCTATGTGACACCCTATCTTGAGGACGTGCTCGGAATGTCCTCTTTAGCCACCAGCACGGCTCTCATGGGATATGGCCTCGTCTGCATCGCTTCGAATCTGCTGTCGGGCTGGATCGATGCGCGCTTCGGCATGCGGGCGCTCGTGCCGTCGTTTCTCATCCAGGCGGCTCTGCTCTTCGCGCTGTATGCGGTCGGAGGCCTCACGGCTCCCGCGCTCGCCATCATCATGGCGATCGGTCTTTCGATGTATGCCGTGTCCGTGCCGTGCGTCTCGATGTTCATGAGCATCGCGCGGACCGACTACCCCCGTGCACTCACGCTGTCCGCATCACTCGAGCCCACGTCGTTCAACATCGGCATCGCATTCGGCACAGCGGTAGGAGGTGCCGTCGTCGCAGGTCCGGGCATGCGCTTCATCGGTATCGTCGGATCCGGGTTCTCTCTGATCGCCTGCGCGCTTGTGATATGGACGATACGACTTGCGCATCGCCATCGGACGCAGGTATCGGTCCAGCGCTGA